A single genomic interval of Croceibacter atlanticus HTCC2559 harbors:
- a CDS encoding MFS transporter, translated as MQKPKLSFWEIWNMSFGFLGIQFGFALQNANTSRIFETLGAQVEDIPILWIAAPVTGLVVQPIIGYFSDRTWTKLGRRRPYFLIGAILSSIALFMMPNSPSLWIAAGTLWIMDASINISMEPFRAFVGDNLPDRQRTLGFAMQSFFIGIGAVVGSLLPYIFTNWIGLENTAAEGVIPPSVKWSFYVGGVVFLLAVLWTVFKSKEYSPKELEAFEAASNAKASLQPKIENREKNIKNQQTIGLVMTAIGAIISYYIYANSLTKELYILFVGLIVLGTLFIIVAQLRKQNIRNGFTIIMTDMLNMPETMKQLAWVQFFSWFALFSMWIYTTASVTGHVFGTTDTTTVLYNDSADWVTVMFTVYNGVAAAVAFLLPVLAKRTSNKFTHMLALVMGGLGLISIYFVTTKVGLLLAMVGVGVAWASILSIPYALLSGSLPSAKMGYYMGVFNFFIVIPQIVAATILGFLVKEYFNSEPIYALIIGGFAMILSGLLTLRVKTNKKLNISDATN; from the coding sequence ATGCAAAAACCCAAGTTAAGTTTTTGGGAAATCTGGAACATGAGTTTCGGGTTTCTTGGTATTCAGTTTGGTTTTGCTCTGCAAAACGCAAACACCTCAAGAATATTTGAAACCTTAGGTGCTCAAGTAGAAGATATTCCTATACTTTGGATAGCTGCTCCTGTTACAGGATTAGTTGTACAACCTATAATTGGTTATTTTTCAGACAGAACCTGGACAAAATTAGGTAGGCGTCGCCCTTATTTCCTAATTGGCGCAATCTTATCATCTATAGCTTTATTTATGATGCCTAACTCTCCATCATTATGGATTGCGGCAGGTACACTTTGGATTATGGATGCCTCCATAAATATTTCAATGGAGCCTTTTAGAGCTTTTGTAGGAGATAACCTTCCAGATAGACAACGTACTTTAGGCTTTGCTATGCAAAGTTTCTTTATTGGTATAGGTGCTGTTGTCGGATCTTTACTACCATATATTTTCACCAATTGGATTGGTTTAGAAAATACAGCGGCAGAAGGTGTTATACCACCATCTGTAAAGTGGTCTTTTTATGTAGGTGGCGTGGTGTTTTTATTGGCAGTCTTGTGGACCGTTTTTAAATCTAAAGAATATTCTCCTAAAGAATTAGAGGCTTTTGAAGCCGCTTCTAACGCTAAAGCATCTTTACAGCCTAAAATAGAAAACAGAGAGAAAAACATTAAAAACCAGCAAACTATTGGTTTGGTGATGACTGCAATTGGAGCAATTATAAGCTACTATATCTACGCAAATTCACTCACTAAAGAACTATATATCTTGTTTGTCGGTTTAATTGTATTAGGCACCTTATTTATTATAGTAGCTCAACTTAGAAAACAAAACATAAGAAATGGATTTACCATTATTATGACAGATATGTTGAATATGCCCGAAACCATGAAACAATTGGCTTGGGTACAATTCTTTTCTTGGTTTGCATTATTCTCAATGTGGATTTACACCACAGCATCAGTAACTGGACACGTATTTGGTACTACAGATACTACAACTGTATTATATAATGACTCTGCAGATTGGGTTACTGTTATGTTTACAGTTTATAATGGTGTCGCAGCAGCAGTTGCATTTTTACTGCCAGTACTTGCTAAACGTACAAGCAACAAATTTACACATATGCTAGCTTTAGTAATGGGAGGCTTAGGTTTAATATCTATCTACTTTGTAACTACTAAAGTAGGATTATTGTTGGCAATGGTAGGTGTTGGTGTGGCTTGGGCAAGTATATTGTCAATTCCTTACGCGTTGCTTTCTGGCTCATTGCCTTCAGCTAAAATGGGATATTATATGGGTGTATTCAACTTTTTTATAGTAATACCTCAAATAGTAGCTGCTACAATCTTAGGCTTTTTAGTTAAAGAATATTTTAATAGCGAACCAATTTATGCTCTAATCATAGGTGGTTTTGCGATGATCCTTTCTGGACTATTAACATTAAGGGTTAAAACCAATAAAAAATTAAACATTAGTGATGCAACAAACTAA
- a CDS encoding RagB/SusD family nutrient uptake outer membrane protein, which yields MKIQINILLLLLAVFTLTTSCEGDLDVTPNDPELLLEDEFFADSNSYTSLLAGVYANLSLSGLSGAGSSNIGGLDAGTGQYIRGLYNLQNLSTDESIFTFENDPGIRGIQRGTWDAENPLILGVFARASFSVTLANEFLRQTTDELLDSRGVSDDLRQDITQFRAEARVLRALSYYHLLDMFGKAAFVTENDVIGSATPPQEIVGEELFNFIETELLEAQTDLAPALQNEYGRADQGVAKMILAKLYLNAEVYTGTNRYTDCLNICEELIGSGYTLTPNYLDNFLADNNTNGAQNEIMLPSVNDGLFAQNFGGTTILVQGQVGKMEQNGESLGVSAGGFGGLFRLRREFSQLFEDGLYNNDQRNSLITSGRPISVQPVSEGNNGYILTKYSNRTSTGEQGSDLTFSDADFPIFRFADVYLMYAEAHLRGGGGSLDLAVGYINELRERAFGSTQGNITNSQLTLDFIIDERARELHWEGHRRQDLIRFGLFTGNQYVWEYKGDSPDGASIEATRTLYPIPSSSIATNPNLIQNPGY from the coding sequence ATGAAAATTCAAATCAATATACTATTACTGTTATTAGCAGTCTTCACATTGACCACGTCTTGTGAAGGAGACCTAGATGTAACACCTAACGATCCAGAATTGCTTTTGGAAGACGAGTTTTTTGCAGACTCTAACAGCTATACTAGTTTATTAGCTGGTGTTTATGCTAACCTTTCGCTTTCTGGCTTAAGCGGCGCAGGCAGCTCAAATATTGGAGGCTTAGATGCTGGTACTGGACAATACATTAGAGGGTTATATAACTTACAAAACCTTTCAACAGACGAATCTATTTTCACATTCGAAAATGATCCAGGAATTAGAGGTATACAACGTGGTACTTGGGATGCAGAAAACCCTTTAATATTAGGAGTATTTGCAAGAGCGTCTTTTTCAGTTACATTAGCAAATGAATTCTTAAGACAAACCACAGACGAGCTATTAGACTCAAGAGGTGTTTCTGATGACTTAAGACAAGACATCACTCAATTTAGAGCAGAAGCTAGAGTATTACGAGCATTATCATATTACCATTTATTAGATATGTTTGGAAAAGCTGCTTTTGTTACAGAGAATGATGTTATTGGTTCTGCTACACCTCCACAAGAAATTGTAGGCGAAGAGTTATTTAACTTTATTGAAACGGAGCTGCTAGAAGCACAAACAGACTTAGCACCAGCATTACAAAATGAATATGGTCGTGCAGACCAAGGTGTTGCTAAGATGATTTTAGCTAAACTTTACCTTAATGCAGAAGTGTATACAGGAACTAATCGTTATACAGACTGTTTAAATATTTGTGAAGAGCTTATTGGTAGTGGTTATACACTTACTCCAAACTATTTAGATAATTTCTTGGCAGATAACAATACAAATGGTGCGCAGAATGAGATTATGTTACCATCAGTAAACGATGGTTTATTTGCTCAAAACTTTGGTGGTACTACAATTTTAGTACAAGGTCAAGTTGGTAAAATGGAGCAAAATGGAGAGTCTTTAGGTGTTAGTGCTGGAGGATTTGGAGGTTTGTTTAGACTACGTAGAGAGTTTTCTCAACTATTTGAAGACGGTCTTTACAACAATGACCAAAGAAATTCATTAATTACTAGCGGCAGACCAATAAGCGTACAGCCAGTTTCTGAAGGAAATAATGGTTATATTCTTACAAAATACTCTAACAGAACATCAACAGGAGAACAAGGATCTGACCTAACATTCTCAGATGCTGATTTCCCTATTTTTAGATTTGCAGATGTTTATTTAATGTACGCCGAAGCTCACTTAAGAGGTGGCGGCGGAAGCTTAGATCTAGCTGTTGGTTATATTAATGAATTAAGAGAGCGTGCTTTTGGTAGTACGCAAGGTAACATTACAAATAGCCAATTAACACTAGATTTTATTATTGACGAACGCGCAAGAGAATTACATTGGGAAGGCCACAGAAGACAAGACCTTATTCGTTTTGGCTTATTTACAGGCAACCAGTACGTTTGGGAGTACAAAGGAGACAGCCCAGATGGAGCATCTATCGAAGCTACAAGAACACTTTACCCAATTCCTAGTTCGAGTATAGCAACAAACCCGAACTTAATACAGAATCCAGGTTATTAA
- the pgmB gene encoding beta-phosphoglucomutase: MQQTKGFIFDLDGVIVDTAKYHFLAWRSLANQLGFDFTENDNEKLKGISRVKSLEMILEWGNITLPEEEFNKQMALKNEEYLAHISDMNASEILPDVEKTLEYLKNKQQKIALGSASKNASPILERVGLLDTFKVIVDGNAVTKGKPNPEVFLKGAKGLDLNPEACIVFEDSISGIQAANKANMISIGIGDSKVLHEADYVFKDFTEISEAFINKLIENENATLKQN; this comes from the coding sequence ATGCAACAAACTAAAGGATTCATATTCGATTTAGATGGTGTAATTGTCGATACCGCCAAATACCATTTCTTGGCTTGGCGCAGTTTAGCGAACCAGTTAGGTTTCGACTTTACTGAAAACGATAACGAAAAGCTAAAAGGCATAAGTAGAGTAAAATCGCTTGAGATGATCCTAGAATGGGGAAACATCACTTTGCCTGAAGAAGAGTTTAATAAGCAAATGGCATTAAAAAATGAAGAGTATTTAGCGCATATAAGTGATATGAATGCCTCTGAAATACTGCCAGATGTTGAGAAAACATTAGAGTACTTAAAAAATAAACAACAAAAAATAGCCTTAGGGTCTGCAAGTAAAAACGCATCTCCAATTCTAGAACGCGTTGGTTTGTTAGATACATTTAAGGTTATAGTAGATGGTAATGCAGTTACTAAAGGTAAGCCTAATCCAGAAGTCTTTTTAAAAGGAGCAAAAGGTTTAGACTTAAACCCAGAAGCATGTATAGTTTTTGAAGATTCAATCTCAGGCATACAAGCTGCAAACAAAGCTAACATGATTAGTATTGGTATAGGAGACTCAAAGGTGCTTCACGAAGCAGATTATGTATTCAAAGATTTCACAGAGATTTCTGAAGCATTTATAAATAAATTAATTGAAAATGAAAACGCAACTCTAAAACAAAACTAA
- a CDS encoding LacI family DNA-binding transcriptional regulator codes for MNKKVTLKSIAKELDVSISTVSKALKDSPEISKDTKQKIKAFAKFYNYKPNNIALSLKNRKTKTLGIIIPEIVHHFFTTVIKGIEQVANDEGYNVIVCLSNNSFDKEVINMEILANGSTDGFIMSVAKETQQKKDYHHLVETINQGMPVVMFDRMIPEINCDKVIIDDKKGARQAVQFLIDKGAKKVALLTTVDYVSVGKLRTTGYLECLESNDLPIDESLILKIEDMDHYAEKIEEFLKQTSCDSIFAVNEHFAVEAIRALRTQGKSVPEDVSVIAFTDGELSKHFIPSLTTINQKGLEMGATAAKLLIDKLERPEDEKELYQTVILETSLIERESTK; via the coding sequence ATGAATAAAAAAGTCACATTAAAGTCAATTGCCAAGGAGTTAGATGTATCAATTTCAACAGTTTCAAAAGCGTTAAAAGACAGTCCAGAAATTAGTAAGGATACAAAGCAGAAAATTAAAGCATTTGCAAAATTTTATAATTACAAACCAAATAATATTGCTCTAAGTTTAAAGAACAGAAAAACTAAAACTTTGGGCATTATCATTCCAGAAATAGTACACCATTTTTTTACTACCGTAATTAAAGGTATAGAGCAAGTTGCTAATGATGAAGGCTATAATGTGATTGTATGTCTTTCTAATAACTCATTTGATAAGGAAGTTATAAACATGGAGATACTTGCTAATGGCAGTACAGATGGTTTTATAATGTCTGTCGCTAAAGAAACACAACAAAAGAAAGATTATCATCATTTGGTTGAAACCATAAACCAAGGTATGCCAGTTGTTATGTTTGATAGGATGATTCCAGAAATTAACTGCGATAAAGTTATTATAGATGATAAGAAAGGCGCACGGCAAGCGGTTCAGTTTCTAATTGATAAAGGAGCAAAAAAGGTTGCGCTATTAACTACAGTAGATTATGTGAGCGTAGGAAAATTAAGAACTACAGGATATTTAGAATGCTTAGAAAGTAATGATTTACCTATTGATGAATCCTTAATTCTCAAAATAGAAGATATGGACCATTATGCTGAAAAAATCGAAGAATTTTTGAAGCAAACCTCTTGTGATAGCATTTTTGCAGTTAATGAACATTTTGCTGTAGAGGCTATTAGAGCCTTAAGGACACAAGGAAAGTCTGTACCAGAAGATGTCTCTGTAATTGCATTTACAGATGGCGAATTGTCTAAACATTTCATACCAAGTCTTACTACAATTAATCAAAAAGGCTTAGAAATGGGTGCAACTGCAGCAAAACTACTTATTGATAAGCTTGAGCGTCCAGAAGATGAAAAAGAGCTCTACCAAACCGTTATACTCGAAACATCACTTATTGAAAGAGAATCTACAAAATAA
- a CDS encoding SusC/RagA family TonB-linked outer membrane protein: protein MKLLTKCLWLFVLFPLSLFAQDIVTGTVTEAASGLPIPGANILIKGTANGTSTDFDGNFSISLNSGDVVVVTYVGFQKQEITYTGQSNLSFVMKEDAAKLNEVIIVGYGTTTMKSSTGALTAVTEKDFNQGNIATPENLLSGRVAGLSINTSGAPGSGSDIRIRGGASLSASNQPLIVIDGLPIDNDAVGGARSILSTINPSDIESFTVLKDAASTAVYGSRASNGVIIITTKKGGKKFKAEFNTQVGYNTLAKTIDVFSADEFRALVAEQRPQDVGLLGDANTDWQDEIYENQVTFDSNLSLNGSLFKNTLPVRFSARFTDRPGLRKTSEFQSNAYSLRVNPSLFDDHLKVSLNANLTLEDNRFSPGVEGGALRFDPTQPIYQEGSAYGGFFEFTDANGDPLANVARNPVAELMQTRNVSEVTRYFGNVVLDYKFHFAPEFSALLNLGYDKSTGKGTFMRPEESALGVRIVNDEGETVLLGNSSAYENERTNQQFNFQLRYDKTINDFTLGVQGVYNYQKFESQSFSTGEQNDPNTLIVPTTNIDPEVVLLTYIGKGEVSYKDKYFLSASVTRDGTSRFSPDERFGTFPSVSAGWTISDDFFAESEKFNFLKLRASYGVTGQQNIGQSLLFTSRFALGEPNSQYQFGDGSIPIAQPQFRNELLKWEETKQTNIGLDYGFFNNRISGSVEVYKNISEDLLSFVPIADGSNFSNQGFLNIGSFSSKGLEFTINSDIIQQEDLNWNVNFNAAFLDREIEDLAFGLDIETTGIAGGTGGNIGLQREGFAPGSFYVYKQVYDASGNPIEGAFVDLNGDGLIDNNDRFISKNPDPDVLLGFSSTVNYKGFDLSVFLRASLGNYVYNNVSSNNAYYNNLNSNGFLANIPTSVLETNFTQSTDEIIRSDIYLEDASFLRMDNATLGYTIQLDDTKWGDSLRIWTGVQNAFVITDYSGLDPEVGASGVDNTIFPRARVYQFGANYKF, encoded by the coding sequence ATGAAATTACTTACTAAATGTTTATGGCTGTTTGTGCTATTTCCGCTCTCTTTATTTGCGCAGGATATTGTGACAGGAACAGTAACTGAAGCTGCCTCTGGATTACCAATACCTGGAGCAAATATTTTAATTAAGGGTACCGCAAATGGAACCTCCACCGATTTTGATGGAAATTTCTCAATTTCTCTAAATTCTGGTGATGTTGTTGTAGTAACCTATGTTGGGTTTCAAAAACAAGAAATTACCTATACTGGCCAATCTAACCTATCATTTGTAATGAAGGAAGATGCCGCAAAATTAAATGAAGTAATTATTGTGGGATATGGTACTACAACCATGAAAAGCTCCACAGGTGCATTAACTGCGGTTACAGAAAAAGATTTTAATCAAGGTAACATTGCGACTCCAGAAAACTTATTAAGCGGTCGTGTTGCTGGTTTATCTATTAATACTAGTGGTGCACCAGGTTCAGGATCAGACATAAGAATTCGTGGTGGCGCTTCTCTAAGTGCCTCTAACCAACCTCTGATAGTTATAGATGGTTTACCTATAGATAATGATGCCGTAGGCGGTGCAAGATCTATATTATCTACTATAAACCCTTCAGACATTGAGTCTTTTACTGTTCTTAAAGATGCTGCATCTACAGCAGTGTATGGTAGTAGAGCCTCAAATGGTGTAATTATTATCACAACTAAAAAAGGTGGTAAGAAGTTTAAGGCAGAGTTTAATACACAAGTAGGTTATAACACACTTGCTAAAACTATAGATGTTTTTTCTGCAGATGAGTTTAGAGCACTGGTAGCCGAGCAACGTCCTCAAGATGTAGGATTGTTAGGTGATGCAAATACAGATTGGCAAGATGAGATTTATGAAAATCAAGTAACTTTTGATAGTAACCTGTCTTTAAATGGTTCTTTGTTTAAAAACACATTACCAGTAAGGTTTTCTGCGCGTTTTACAGATAGACCTGGATTAAGAAAAACATCGGAGTTTCAAAGTAATGCCTACTCTTTACGTGTTAACCCTAGTTTATTTGATGACCACTTAAAAGTAAGCCTTAATGCTAACCTTACTCTAGAGGATAACAGGTTTAGTCCTGGTGTTGAAGGTGGTGCTTTGCGTTTTGACCCAACACAACCTATTTACCAAGAAGGGTCTGCTTATGGTGGTTTCTTTGAATTTACTGATGCAAATGGAGATCCATTAGCCAATGTTGCTAGGAACCCAGTAGCAGAGCTTATGCAAACTAGAAATGTTAGTGAAGTAACACGTTATTTTGGTAATGTTGTTTTAGATTATAAGTTTCACTTTGCTCCAGAATTTAGTGCATTATTAAACTTAGGATATGATAAGAGTACTGGTAAAGGTACTTTTATGAGACCTGAAGAAAGTGCCTTGGGTGTAAGAATAGTAAACGACGAAGGTGAAACTGTTTTACTAGGAAACAGCAGTGCTTATGAAAACGAAAGAACTAACCAGCAGTTTAACTTTCAATTACGTTACGACAAAACTATAAACGACTTTACTTTAGGGGTACAAGGTGTATATAACTACCAAAAATTTGAATCACAAAGTTTTTCTACTGGAGAACAAAATGACCCAAACACCCTTATAGTTCCTACTACTAATATAGACCCAGAAGTAGTTTTATTAACCTACATAGGTAAAGGTGAGGTGTCTTATAAAGATAAGTACTTCTTATCTGCATCTGTAACAAGAGATGGTACATCTAGATTTAGCCCAGATGAGCGTTTTGGTACATTCCCAAGTGTTTCTGCAGGTTGGACAATTAGTGACGATTTCTTTGCAGAGTCTGAAAAGTTTAACTTCTTAAAATTAAGAGCAAGTTATGGTGTAACTGGGCAACAAAATATTGGTCAGTCTTTATTGTTTACAAGTCGTTTTGCTTTAGGAGAACCTAACTCTCAATATCAATTTGGAGACGGCTCTATTCCTATTGCACAGCCACAATTTAGAAATGAGTTGCTTAAGTGGGAAGAGACTAAACAAACTAACATTGGTTTAGATTACGGTTTCTTTAATAATCGCATTTCTGGTTCTGTTGAAGTTTATAAAAATATTTCAGAAGACTTATTATCTTTTGTACCAATTGCAGATGGTTCTAACTTTAGTAACCAAGGCTTTTTAAATATTGGTAGTTTTAGCTCTAAAGGTTTAGAGTTTACTATAAATTCTGATATCATTCAGCAAGAAGACTTAAACTGGAACGTGAACTTTAATGCTGCTTTCTTAGATAGAGAAATTGAAGATCTTGCTTTTGGTTTAGATATTGAAACTACAGGAATTGCTGGTGGTACTGGTGGTAATATTGGTTTACAGAGAGAAGGCTTTGCTCCAGGTTCTTTTTATGTTTATAAGCAAGTTTATGATGCAAGCGGAAACCCTATTGAAGGTGCATTCGTAGATCTTAATGGTGATGGATTAATAGACAACAATGACCGATTTATTTCTAAAAATCCAGATCCAGACGTGTTATTAGGGTTTTCTTCTACAGTAAACTATAAAGGGTTTGACCTTTCTGTATTTTTAAGAGCTAGCTTAGGAAATTACGTTTATAACAATGTAAGCTCTAACAATGCATACTATAACAATTTAAACAGTAACGGTTTCTTAGCTAACATACCTACATCTGTATTAGAAACTAACTTTACTCAAAGTACAGACGAAATTATAAGATCAGACATTTATCTTGAAGATGCATCATTCTTAAGAATGGATAATGCTACTTTAGGATACACTATCCAATTAGATGATACTAAATGGGGAGATAGTTTAAGAATCTGGACAGGTGTACAAAATGCATTTGTTATTACAGACTATAGTGGCTTAGATCCAGAAGTAGGTGCATCTGGTGTAGATAACACCATTTTCCCTAGAGCTAGAGTGTACCAATTTGGAGCTAATTACAAATTTTAA